From one Trifolium pratense cultivar HEN17-A07 linkage group LG1, ARS_RC_1.1, whole genome shotgun sequence genomic stretch:
- the LOC123923919 gene encoding VAN3-binding protein-like, producing the protein MEPKLTINCHRNNEFHLPTTNNGSSTRLPESPRIPMEFLSRSWSASAFEVSKALSPQPPLPPPPSSSSSYLPSNNKTSSTNSIPEETITTLSQEFSTMCANQFSFVSSATSQLVLERIMSQSTREEVSPLTSGRLSHSSEPLNGGGSLTGTDSPPISPSDEFDDVVKFFRANNSIHPLFNGTRAMSTGIGNATPCSGPKTVGRWLKERREKKKEENRSHNAQVHAAISVAAVASAVAAITAATAASSAPNKDEKMAKTDMAVASAATLIAAQCVEAAEAMGAEREHLASVVSSAVNVRSHDDITTLTAAAATALRGAATLKARALKEMWNINAVTPLEKSKGIGICGGKANNNSSSSTSDSGGEVINADNFLSACSQELLARGTELLKRTRKGDLHWKIVSVYIHRTGQVMLKMKSRHVAGTITKKKKNVVFDVCANLPAWPGRHLLEDGEKRRYFGLKTESRGLVEFECRNQREYDLWTQGVSRLLSIVSQRKNRNGI; encoded by the exons ATGGAACCTAAGTTAACAATAAATTGTCACAGAAATAATGAGTTTCATCTTCCAACAACAAACAATGGAAGTAGTACTCGTTTGCCAGAGAGTCCAAGAATACCAATGGAGTTTCTTTCAAGGTCATGGAGTGCTTCTGCATTTGAGGTCTCTAAAGCCTTGTCACCTCAACCACCACTACCTCctcctccttcttcttcttcttcttacttACCTTCCAATAATAAGACTTCTTCTACTAACTCTATTCCTGAAGAAACTATTACTACTCTCTCTCAAGAATTCTCAACCATGTGTGCAAATCAATTCTCTTTTGTTTCCTCTGCTACTTCACAACTTGTCCTTGAACGTATCATGTCACAGTCCACAAGAGAG GAAGTATCTCCATTAACATCAGGTAGATTGTCTCATAGCAGTGAACCATTGAATGGTGGTGGTTCTTTAACAGGAACTGATAGTCCACCAATTTCTCCTTCtgatgagtttgatgatgtTGTTAAG TTTTTTCGAGCAAACAATTCCATACACCCTTTATTTAATGGTACAAGAGCCATGAGCACTGGAATTGGCAATGCAACACCTTGTTCAGGACCTAAAACAGTAGGAAgatggttgaaagaaagaagagaaaaaaagaaagaagaaaacagaAGCCATAATGCTCAAGTTCATGCTGCTATTTCTGTAGCGGCGGTTGCTTCCGCAGTTGCAGCCATCACTGCAGCAACAGCAGCATCATCTGCACCAAACAAGGATGAGAAGATGGCTAAGACTGATATGGCTGTAGCTTCTGCAGCAACACTAATTGCTGCTCAGTGTGTTGAAGCTGCTGAAGCAATGGGAGCTGAGAGAGAACACCTTGCTTCTGTTGTTAGTTCTGCTGTTAATGTTCGGTCGCACGATGATATTACAACTCTAACTGCTGCAGCTGCAACAG CTCTAAGAGGAGCAGCAACATTGAAAGCAAGAGCATTGAAAGAGATGTGGAATATTAATGCAGTGACACCACTAGAGAAAAGCAAAGGAATTGGAATATGTGGTGGTAAAGCCAATAATAACAGTAGTTCTAGCACTAGTGATAGTGGTGGAGAAGTTATCAATGCAGATAATTTTCTAAGTGCTTGTAGCCAAGAGCTTCTTGCTAGAGGAACTGAATTACTCAAACGCACTCGCAAAG GTGATCTTCATTGGAAAATTGTTTCTGTTTATATACATCGAACCGGCCAG GTGATGCTGAAAATGAAAAGTAGACATGTTGCAGGaacaataacaaaaaagaaaaaga ATGTTGTGTTTGATGTGTGCGCGAATTTACCGGCATGGCCAGGAAGGCATCTATTGGAGGATGGTGAAAAAAGAAGGTATTTTGGATTGAAGACAGAATCAAGAGGTTTAGTTGAGTTTGAATGTAGAAATCAAAGAGAATATGATTTATGGACTCAAGGGGTTTCAAGGCTTCTCTCCATTGTTTCGCAGAGAAAAAACAGAAATGGAATCTAG